GTGGACTTCACGGCCGAGGTGGAGCGCTCCCTGCGCGTGCTCGATGGTGCCGTTGCCGTGTTCGACGGCAAGGAAGGTGTGGAGCCGCAGTCCGAGACCGTGTGGCGTCAGGCTGACAAGTACGGCGTTCCGCGTATCTGCTTCATCAACAAGATGGATAAGCTCGGCGCTGACTTCTACTACTCCGTCGACACCATCAAAACCAAGCTGGGCGCGACCCCGCTTGTCGTACAGCTGCCGATCGGCGCTGAGAACGACTTCGCTGGCGTTGTCGATCTGATTCGTATGAAGGCTTACGTCTGGAACGACGTTTCCGGCGACATGGGCGCTCACTACGACACTACCGACATCCCGGCCGATCTGCAGGACAAGGCCGAGCAGTATCGTGCAGAGTTGCTCGACCAGGTCGCAGAATCCGACGAAGAGCTGCTTGAGAAGTATCTCGAGTCCGGCGAACTGACTGAGGACGAGATCCGTAGCGGCATCCGTAAGCTCACCATTAACCGTGAAGCCTACCCGGTGCTCTGCGGCTCCGCCTTCAAGGACAAGGGTGTTCAGCCGATGCTGGACGCCGTCGTCGACTACCTGCCGAGCCCGGAGGACGTTCCGTCCATCGTCGGTTTCGATCCTAAGGACGAATCCATCGAGATCGATCGCAAGCCGACCACCGATGATCCGTTCTCTGCCCTGGTCTTCAAGATCTCTACCCACCCGTTCTATGGCAAGCTCGTGTTCGTGCGCGTCTACTCCGGCGCCGTCACCCCGGGCGACACCGTGCTTGACTCCACCAAGGGCAAGAAGGAACGCGTCGGCAAGATCTTCCAGATGCACGCCGACAAGGAGAACCCGGTCGATGCCGCCGAAGCCGGCAACATCTACACCTTCGTGGGCCTGAAGAACATCACCACCGGTGACACCCTGTGCGACGAAAAGGCGCCTATCTCCCTCGAATCCATGACCTTCCCGGATCCGGTGATCGAGGTGGCCGTGGAGCCGAAGACCAAGGCCGATCAGGAGAAGATGAGCATCGCTCTGGCGAAGCTGTCCGACGAAGATCCGACCTTCCAGGTGAAGACCGACGAAGAGTCCGGCCAGACCCTGATCTCCGGCATGGGCGAGCTGCAGCTCGACATCATCGTCGACCGTATGCGTCGTGAATTCAAGGTGGAGTGCAACGTGGGTAACCCGCAGGTTGCATACCGTGAGACGATCCGCAAGGCCGTCATGAACCAGGAATACACGCACAAGAAGCAGACCGGTGGTTCCGGCCAGTTCGCAAAGGTCTTGATGAACTTCGAGCCGCTCAACACCGAAGAGGGCGAGACCTACGAGTTCGTCAACGAGGTCACCGGTGGCCACATCACCAAGGAATTCATTCCTTCCATCGATGCTGGTGTGCAGGAAGCCATGGAATCCGGCGTGCTCGCCGGCTTCCCGGTGGTTGGCGTCAAGGCTACCGTCACTGACGGCCAGGTCCACGACGTCGATTCCTCCGAAATGGCCTTCAAGATCGCAGGTTCCATGTGCTTCAAGGAAGCTGCTCCGAAGGCCAAGCCGGTCATCCTCGAGCCGATCATGGCCGTGGAAGTGCGTACTCCGGAAGAGTACATGGGCGACGTGATGGGCGATATCAACGCCCGTCGTGGTTCCATCCAGTCCATGACCGACTCCACCGGTGTCAAGGTCATCGACGCCAAGGTTCCGCTGTCCGAAATGTTCGGCTACATCGGCGACCTTCGCTCCAAGACCCAGGGCCGCGCAATGTTCACCATGCAGATGGACTCCTACGCTGAGGTTCCGAAGAACGTCTCCGAGGAGATCATCAAGGCCCAGCGCGGCGAGTGACACGCGCTGCCGCTTAAGTGGAAACTGTCTCCAGTCAGCGCTAGTATTTTGTAGCGCTGACTGGGTTCGGGCTCCAAAGTGGCACAAACCCGTCAAACCCAGTAAAATGTAGCGAGTGCCTTGAAGTGAGTTCAAGGCTTACTACGAGACGTCCAGGAGGACAAAACACATGGCAAAGGAAAAGTACGAGCGTACTAAGCCGCACGTTAACATTGGTACCATCGGCCACGTCGATCACGGTAAGACTACCCTGACCGCAGCCATCTCCAAGGTCCTGCACGAAGAGTACCCGGACATCAACCCGGCTTACGACTTCAACCAGATCGACGCCGCTCCGGAAGAGCAGCAGCGTGGTATCACCATCAACATCGCCCACATCGAGTACCAGACCGCTGAGCGTCACTACGCTCACGTCGACTGCCCGGGCCACGCCGACTTCGTGAAGAACATGATCACTGGCGCTGCCCAGATGGATGGCGCTATCCTCGTTGTGGCCGCCACCGACGGCCCGATGGCTCAGACCCGCGAGCACGTGCTGCTCGCTCGTCAGGTGGGCGTGCCGCGTATCCTCGTCGCTCTGAACAAGTGCGATATGGTCGACGACGAAGAGCTCATCGAGCTTGTTGAGGAAGAGGTCCGTGACCTCCTCGACGAAAACGGCTTCGATCGCGATTGCCCGGTCATCCACACCTCCGCTTACGGCGCGCTGCACGACGACGCTCCGGATCACGAGAAGTGGGTTGAGTCCGTCAAGGAACTCATGAAGGCTGTCGACGAGTACATCCCGACCCCGACTCACGATCTGGACAAGCCGTTCCTGATGCCGATCGAAGATGTCTTCACCATCTCCGGCCGTGGCACCGTGGTTACCGGCCGTGTCGAGCGTGGTAAGCTCCCGGTCAACTCCAACGTCGAGATCGTTGGTATCCGTCCGACCCAGACCACCACCGTCACCTCCATCGAGACCTTCCACAAGCAGATGGATGAGTGCGAGGCTGGCGACAACACCGGTCTGCTGCTCCGCGGCATCAACCGTGACCAGGTCGAGCGTGGCCAGGTTCTGGCTGCTCCGGGCTCCGTGACCCCGCACACCAAGTTCGAGGGCGAAGTCTACGTGCTGACCAAGGACGAAGGCGGCCGTCACTCGCCGTTCTTCTCCAACTACCGTCCGCAGTTCTACTTCCGTACCACCGACGTCACCGGCGTTATCACCCTGCCGGAAGGCGTTGAGATGGTGCAGCCGGGCGATCACGCTACCTTCGGCGTTGAGCTGATCCAGCCGATCGCTATGGAGGAGGGCCTGACCTTCGCAGTGCGCGAAGGCGGCCACACCGTCGGCTCGGGCCGTGTCACCAAGATCATCGAGTAGTTTCTGCTTGATATCAAGGCACGCTTGAACTAGCGTTTTTTAGGAAAACCTCCCGAGGCATGTTCGCCGAGGGAGGTTTTCCTATATATGGAAGGCTTACCGACAAAGTATGCACACCGTGGCATAATGAGCAAGGCTCTTTTAAGCTTTCCCTGTTAGACGAAGAAATAGGTGAGTTAATTTGGCACAGACTACCAATGACATCAAGAACGGTTCCGTCCTGAACCTCGATGGCCAGCTGTGGGCCGTCATCAAGTTCCAGCACGTCAAGCCGGGCAAGGGCCCCGCTTTCGTGCGCACCACCATCAAGAACGTCCTCTCGGGCAAGATCGTTGACAAGACCTTCAATGCCGGCATGAAGATGGAATTCGAAACCGTCGACAACCGCAACCTCCAGTACTCCTACGAGGACGGCGACAACTTCGTGTTCATGGATATGACCACCTACGATCAGATCTACATTCCGAAGACTCTCGTCGGCGATCAGGCCAAGTTCCTGCTGGAAGGAACCGACTGCGTCGTGTCCTTCCACGACGGCACCCCGCTGTCCGTCGAACTGCCGGCTTCCGTGATCCTGACCGTTACCCATACCGAACCGGGTCTGCAGGGCAACCGTTCCAACGCCGGTACCAAGCCGGCCACCGTTGAGACCGGTGCCGAGATTCAGGTTCCGCTGTTCATCGGCGAAGGTGAGAAGGTCAAGGTGAACACCACCGACGGCTCCTACCTCGGCCGCGAGAACTGAGAGTAAGGACGAAAGAAGTTTCATGGCACGTTCCACCGCTCGTAAGAGGGCTCTGAATACGTTGTATGAAGCGGATGAGAAGGGACAGGACATCCTGTCCCTTCTTGCTGAGCGCATTGAGCAGCCCGGCGCCCAGACTCCGCTGCCTGAATACGCCATCGAAATCGTTCGTGGCGTTGCGGAACATATCGCAGCCATCGATTCCACGCTTGACGAGCATTCCACCGGTTGGAAGGTCAAGCGTATGGGCGTTGTCGATCGCAATATTCTGCGTATCGCCGCATGGGAGATCATGTTCAATGATGATGTTCCCAATATGGTGGCCATCGACGAGGCGCTTGGCCTTGCCAAGACGTTGTGTGATGACGAATCACCGGCATTCATCCACGGTCTGCTCAGCGCGGTAAGCGCTGATGCGGATGCCGCTCAAGTGGATGAGCAACCGACCGAACCTTCAGCTGAATAAAGCTGAAAGTTAAGCGATTCGGCCGGGTCGCGAGTCCTAACCGGCCGCTATCCTTGGTACGAATACCTTGACTATAAGGGGGTTTTGGTGAACCAGTATGATTCCGAAGCCGTGATGTTTGACCCTCAAGATGCCGTTCTCGTTCTCGAAGACGGGCAGGTGTATGTGGGTGAACCTTACGGCGCGATCGGCACGACCAGCGGGGAGATCGTTTTCGCAACCGGTATGACCGGATATCAGGAAACGCTTACGGACCCCAGCTACGATCGTCAGATCGTGGTGCAGACGTTCCCACACATTGGGGACACGGGAATCAATGGGGAGGATCCAGAATCCTCACGAATCTGGGTTGCCGGTTATGTTGTGCGCGATCCCAGCCCGAATGTGAGCAATTGGCGTGCCACCGGCAGCCTCGATGACGATTTGGAATCCAATCACATCGTTGGCATCAGCCGAATCGACACTCGCAAGCTTGTACGCCACCTGCGTTCCGCAGGCGTGATGCGTGCAGGTATTTTCTCCGGTGATGCTCTGCTTGACGCCAATGGCAAGCTGCGTACCATCGAGTCCATGCTTGACGAGGTCAAGTCCACTCCGCAGATGAAGGGGATGAGCCTCTACGACGAAGTCAGCACCAAAGAAGCCTATACCATCGAGCCGTGTGGTGAATTCGAAGGCAAGGAACCGCTGTTCACCGTCGCCGCGGTCGATCTCGGCATCAAGGCCATGACTCCGCATCGTATGGCCGAGCGTGGCTGCCGTGTACATGTGGTGCCATCCACCATCACGTTCGATGAGCTTGAAGCCCTCAATCCTGACGGTGTCTTCTTCTCCAACGGTCCGGGAGATCCGGAACAGGCTGATCCTGAAGTGAACCTGCTTCGCCAGGTACTTGACGCAGGTCATCCGTTCTTCGGCATCTGCTTCGGTAACCAGCTGCTCGGCCGTGCGCTCGGCTTCGGCACATATAAGCTGAAGTTCGGTCACCGCGGCATCAATCAGCCGGTCAAAGACATGACCACCGGCAAAATCGAAATCACCGCGCACAACCACGGCTTTGCTGTTGACGCGCCGATCGGCGAAACCGTTGACGCGCCGTTTGAAAACGGCAAGTACGGCAAGGTGTTCGTCAGCCACATCGATCTGAATGACAACGTGGTTGAAGGCCTGCAGTGCGTTGATATTCCGGCATTCTCCGTGCAATACCATCCGGAGGCCGCAGCCGGCCCGCACGATGCCGCATACCTGTTCGATCGTTTCGTGGATCTCATGCGTTCCGCCAAGGAGGGAACCCACAATGCCTAAGCGCACAGACATCAAGTCCGTGATGGTCATCGGCTCCGGTCCGATTGTGATCGGCCAGGCCGCAGAATTCGATTACTCGGGCACTCAGGCCTGCCGCGTGTTGCGTGAGGAAGGCATCCGAGTCATTCTCGTCAACTCCAACCCGGCCACCATCATGACCGATCCGGAAATGGCGGATGCCACCTACATCGAGCCGATTTCCACGCCGATTCTCGAGCAGATCATCGCCAAGGAACGTCCTGACGCGCTGCTGCCGACCTTGGGTGGCCAGACCGCGCTGAACGCGGCCATGGCGTTGGGTGAGGCCGGTGTGCTCAAGAAGTACAACGTCGAGCTGATCGGTGCTTCTCTGGAAGCCATCGATCGCGGCGAGGATCGTGAGCTCTTCAAAAAGGTCGTTGAGGAAGCTGGTGCAGAATCCGCACGTTCCGACATCGCACACTCCATTGAAGAAGTCGACAAGATCGCCGAAAAGTTCGGTTATCCGCTGGTCGTGCGCCCAAGCTTCACCATGGGTGGCCTTGGTTCCGGCATCGCGCACGACGAAGAGGAACTGCACCGCATCGCAGGCGCAGGCATCCATTATTCTCCGACCGACGAGGTGCTGATCGAAGAAGGCATCGAAGGCTGGAAGGAATACGAACTCGAGCTGATGCGCGACAAGAAAGACAATGTCGTGGTCGTCTGCCCGATTGAGAACGTGGATCCTGTCGGCGTGCACACCGGCGATTCCATTACCGTGGCGCCTGTGTTCACTCTGACCGATCGCGAGTATCAGAAGCTTCGTGACATCGGCATCGCCATCATTCGTGGCGTGGGCGTCGATACCGGCGGCTGCAACATCCAGTTCGCCATCAACCCGAACACCGGACGCATCATCGTCATCGAAATGAACCCGCGTGTGTCCCGTTCCTCCGCTCTGGCATCCAAGGCGACCGGCTTCCCGATTGCGAAGATCGCCACCAAGCTGGCTCTTGGCTACACGCTCGACGAAATCCAGAACGATATCACGCAGTCCACTCCGGCCAGCTTCGAGCCGACCATCGACTACGTGGTCACCAAGGTCCCGCGTTTCGCCTTCGAAAAGTTCCCGGGTGCCGATCCGACGCTGACCACTTCCATGAAGTCCGTGGGCGAGGCCATGGCTCTGGCAGGCAACTTCCAGGAATCCCTCGGCAAGGCCATGCGTTCCATCGACAAGCGTCATATGGGCTTCAACTGGGACGGCGACAAGCCTGACGTACAGGAAGTCGAGCAGCTGTTGGAAGCCATCAAGGTGCCGACCGAGCATCGTTATCTGCAGATCCAGCGCGCCCTGTGGGGAGGCGCCACCGAACAGCAGATCTTCGATGCCACCAAGATCGACCCGTGGTTCATCCGCCAGTTTGTACTCATCAACGAGACCGCCCTTGAAATCAAGGAAGCGAGCAAGCTGAGCCGCAAGCTGCTAAAGAAGGCGAAGCTGGCAGGTCTTTCCGACCTTCAGATCGCACACCTGCGCCACTTGGGCGACGAAGGCGAAAACACGATCCGCGAACTGCGTTGGTCGTATGATCTTCGTCCGGTTTTCAAGACGGTCGATACCTGCGCTGCCGAATTCGACGCGGTCACGCCGTACTATTACTCCTGCTATGCGGACGAAAGTGAACTGCGTCCGCGTGAGCGTGAAGCCGTGATCATTCTCGGCTCCGGTCCGAACCGTATCGGCCAGGGCATCGAGTTCGACTACACCTGCGTACATGCCGTGCAGGAGCTGGGCAAGGACTATGACACCATCATGGTCAACTGCAACCCGGAAACCGTGTCCACCGATTACGACATGTCCGATCGTTTGTACTTCGAGCCGCTTACCTTCGAAGACGTACTCGAAATCTACGAGGCCGAAAAGAAGATGGGTCCGGTCAAGGGCGTTATCGTTCAGCTCGGTGGCCAGACCCCGCTGTCTCTGGCGGCTCGTCTGAAGGCTGCCGGTGTTCCGATTCTCGGTACCACGCCTGAATCCATCGATCTGGCTGAAAACCGTGAGCTCTTCGGCGAAGTGCTGAAGAAGGCCGAGATGAACGCGCCTCGCTATGGCACCGCTCTGAGCCTTGACGAAGCCCGTGAGGCGGCTCATAACATCGGTTATCCGGTGCTGGTGCGCCCGAGCTACGTGCTTGGCGGTCGCGGCATGGAAATCGTGTACGATGACGCCCAGCTGTGCAAGTATGTGGATCGCGCATTGAAGGAAGCTCAGGCCGATACCGTGGTTTCTGGCCGTCTGCCTTCTCCGTTGCTGATCGACAAGTTCCTGCAGGATGCCGTGGAAATCGACGTCGACGCCTTGTTCGATGGCGAAGAGCTGTATATCGGCGGCATTATGGAACATGTTGAGGAAGCTGGCGTTCATTCCGGTGACGCCGCATGCACTCTGCCTCCGAGCACCCTTTCCGATGACCAGATCCGCCGTCTGCGCGAAGGCACCTATGCCATCGCCAAGGGCTGTGGCGTGCAAGGCCTGATCAACGTGCAGTACGCCTTCATGGCCAACACCCTGTACGTTATCGAGGCGAACCCGCGTGCCTCCCGTACCGTGCCGTTCGCATCCAAGGCGACCGGTGTGGCACTGGCCAAGGCCGCGGCCCGCATTATGGCCGGCGAAACCATCCAGCAGCAGCGCGATAACGGCTTGCTGCTGCCTCATGGAGACGGTGGTGACATTCGCCGCGGCCAGCAGGTTGCCGTCAAGGAATCCGTGCTTCCGTTCAAGCGCTTCCGTACGCCGCTCGGCAAGACCGTAGACGTGCTGCTCGGACCGGAAATGCGTTCCACCGGCGAAGTCATGGGCTTCGACCGTGACTTCCCGCATGCGTTCGCCAAGAGCCAGCTGGCCGCCTACGATGGCGGTCTGCCGACCAGCGGCAACGTGTTCATTTCCGTGAACGATACCGACAAGCGTCAGCTGCCGTTGTTCGCTGCGCGACTGGTGGAGCTTGGATTCAACATCTGGGCCACCGAAGGCACCGCATCCGTGCTTCGTCGTTACGGCATCGAGTCCAAGATCGTCGACAAGATCAGCGTGCGTATGGATTCCAATCCGGACGATCCGATCACCACCTACCATGCGGAGGGCAGCGTCGGCAAGAACGTCGTTCAGCTGATCGAAGAGGGTGCCATTGATCTGATTCTCAACACGCCGAATTCTCGTGGCTCCCGTTCCGACGGTTACGCCATCCGTTCGGCCGCTATTGCCGCGGATTTGCCTCAGTTCACCACCATGACGGAATTCTCCGCCGTATTGATGGCCATCGAGGCCGTGCGTAATAATGATTATCAGATCATGAGCATTCAGGATCATTCCCAGCAGCTATTCGAGTTGGAAAGCCGTGAGTAATGATGAGCAGCCTCAGCAGTGAAGAAATGAGTGCCCAGCGTTCGGACTTCGGTCTGCGACTGAGCAATTCCATGGCCCAATATGGTCCGCTATGCGTGGGAATCGATCCACACAGGCAGCTTCTTACTGACTGGGGCTACAACGTAGACGCATTGGGTGCCGAACTATACTCCATGCGTATGCTGCAGGCAGCCAATGGGCGAGCGGCAGCTGTCAAATTCCAGTTCTCCATGTTCGAGCGCTACGGTTCGAAAGGTATCGCAGCGCTCGAGCGGGTACTGTACGCAGCCCGTCAAATGGGTATCATCACCATCGTTGACTGCCTGCATGGAGGCTTGCCGACTACGGTGTCCGCATTCGCCGATGTCTATTTCAA
This window of the Bifidobacterium pseudocatenulatum DSM 20438 = JCM 1200 = LMG 10505 genome carries:
- the fusA gene encoding elongation factor G; this translates as MALDVLNDLNQIRNIGIMAHIDAGKTTTTERILYYTGKNYKIGETHDGASTMDFMAQEQERGITIQSAATTCFWNRQTHDEKQKFQINIIDTPGHVDFTAEVERSLRVLDGAVAVFDGKEGVEPQSETVWRQADKYGVPRICFINKMDKLGADFYYSVDTIKTKLGATPLVVQLPIGAENDFAGVVDLIRMKAYVWNDVSGDMGAHYDTTDIPADLQDKAEQYRAELLDQVAESDEELLEKYLESGELTEDEIRSGIRKLTINREAYPVLCGSAFKDKGVQPMLDAVVDYLPSPEDVPSIVGFDPKDESIEIDRKPTTDDPFSALVFKISTHPFYGKLVFVRVYSGAVTPGDTVLDSTKGKKERVGKIFQMHADKENPVDAAEAGNIYTFVGLKNITTGDTLCDEKAPISLESMTFPDPVIEVAVEPKTKADQEKMSIALAKLSDEDPTFQVKTDEESGQTLISGMGELQLDIIVDRMRREFKVECNVGNPQVAYRETIRKAVMNQEYTHKKQTGGSGQFAKVLMNFEPLNTEEGETYEFVNEVTGGHITKEFIPSIDAGVQEAMESGVLAGFPVVGVKATVTDGQVHDVDSSEMAFKIAGSMCFKEAAPKAKPVILEPIMAVEVRTPEEYMGDVMGDINARRGSIQSMTDSTGVKVIDAKVPLSEMFGYIGDLRSKTQGRAMFTMQMDSYAEVPKNVSEEIIKAQRGE
- the tuf gene encoding elongation factor Tu, coding for MAKEKYERTKPHVNIGTIGHVDHGKTTLTAAISKVLHEEYPDINPAYDFNQIDAAPEEQQRGITINIAHIEYQTAERHYAHVDCPGHADFVKNMITGAAQMDGAILVVAATDGPMAQTREHVLLARQVGVPRILVALNKCDMVDDEELIELVEEEVRDLLDENGFDRDCPVIHTSAYGALHDDAPDHEKWVESVKELMKAVDEYIPTPTHDLDKPFLMPIEDVFTISGRGTVVTGRVERGKLPVNSNVEIVGIRPTQTTTVTSIETFHKQMDECEAGDNTGLLLRGINRDQVERGQVLAAPGSVTPHTKFEGEVYVLTKDEGGRHSPFFSNYRPQFYFRTTDVTGVITLPEGVEMVQPGDHATFGVELIQPIAMEEGLTFAVREGGHTVGSGRVTKIIE
- the efp gene encoding elongation factor P — its product is MAQTTNDIKNGSVLNLDGQLWAVIKFQHVKPGKGPAFVRTTIKNVLSGKIVDKTFNAGMKMEFETVDNRNLQYSYEDGDNFVFMDMTTYDQIYIPKTLVGDQAKFLLEGTDCVVSFHDGTPLSVELPASVILTVTHTEPGLQGNRSNAGTKPATVETGAEIQVPLFIGEGEKVKVNTTDGSYLGREN
- the carA gene encoding glutamine-hydrolyzing carbamoyl-phosphate synthase small subunit; the protein is MFDPQDAVLVLEDGQVYVGEPYGAIGTTSGEIVFATGMTGYQETLTDPSYDRQIVVQTFPHIGDTGINGEDPESSRIWVAGYVVRDPSPNVSNWRATGSLDDDLESNHIVGISRIDTRKLVRHLRSAGVMRAGIFSGDALLDANGKLRTIESMLDEVKSTPQMKGMSLYDEVSTKEAYTIEPCGEFEGKEPLFTVAAVDLGIKAMTPHRMAERGCRVHVVPSTITFDELEALNPDGVFFSNGPGDPEQADPEVNLLRQVLDAGHPFFGICFGNQLLGRALGFGTYKLKFGHRGINQPVKDMTTGKIEITAHNHGFAVDAPIGETVDAPFENGKYGKVFVSHIDLNDNVVEGLQCVDIPAFSVQYHPEAAAGPHDAAYLFDRFVDLMRSAKEGTHNA
- the carB gene encoding carbamoyl-phosphate synthase large subunit, with the protein product MPKRTDIKSVMVIGSGPIVIGQAAEFDYSGTQACRVLREEGIRVILVNSNPATIMTDPEMADATYIEPISTPILEQIIAKERPDALLPTLGGQTALNAAMALGEAGVLKKYNVELIGASLEAIDRGEDRELFKKVVEEAGAESARSDIAHSIEEVDKIAEKFGYPLVVRPSFTMGGLGSGIAHDEEELHRIAGAGIHYSPTDEVLIEEGIEGWKEYELELMRDKKDNVVVVCPIENVDPVGVHTGDSITVAPVFTLTDREYQKLRDIGIAIIRGVGVDTGGCNIQFAINPNTGRIIVIEMNPRVSRSSALASKATGFPIAKIATKLALGYTLDEIQNDITQSTPASFEPTIDYVVTKVPRFAFEKFPGADPTLTTSMKSVGEAMALAGNFQESLGKAMRSIDKRHMGFNWDGDKPDVQEVEQLLEAIKVPTEHRYLQIQRALWGGATEQQIFDATKIDPWFIRQFVLINETALEIKEASKLSRKLLKKAKLAGLSDLQIAHLRHLGDEGENTIRELRWSYDLRPVFKTVDTCAAEFDAVTPYYYSCYADESELRPREREAVIILGSGPNRIGQGIEFDYTCVHAVQELGKDYDTIMVNCNPETVSTDYDMSDRLYFEPLTFEDVLEIYEAEKKMGPVKGVIVQLGGQTPLSLAARLKAAGVPILGTTPESIDLAENRELFGEVLKKAEMNAPRYGTALSLDEAREAAHNIGYPVLVRPSYVLGGRGMEIVYDDAQLCKYVDRALKEAQADTVVSGRLPSPLLIDKFLQDAVEIDVDALFDGEELYIGGIMEHVEEAGVHSGDAACTLPPSTLSDDQIRRLREGTYAIAKGCGVQGLINVQYAFMANTLYVIEANPRASRTVPFASKATGVALAKAAARIMAGETIQQQRDNGLLLPHGDGGDIRRGQQVAVKESVLPFKRFRTPLGKTVDVLLGPEMRSTGEVMGFDRDFPHAFAKSQLAAYDGGLPTSGNVFISVNDTDKRQLPLFAARLVELGFNIWATEGTASVLRRYGIESKIVDKISVRMDSNPDDPITTYHAEGSVGKNVVQLIEEGAIDLILNTPNSRGSRSDGYAIRSAAIAADLPQFTTMTEFSAVLMAIEAVRNNDYQIMSIQDHSQQLFELESRE